The window CGATGACCGACTGTATTTCATCCAGGAGCGTATCGGAATAAGTGCCTGAATTACGGCTTGAATTGATAAAATTCAGGATAAAATCATTAGCCCGCTGGGGGATCACATCTTTGTAGATACCGACCTTATCGCTTTGTGAAATAAGATCATCCTGATTAAGGCTGTCAATCCGGTCCAGAAGCGAGGTGACCAGACTGTCGGCTCTAATCGGAATAATCTCATACTTGTTGGGTACACTCTCGGCAGCCGCCTCCTGGGCTTTCAGCTTAGCCTTATTATCAAGGATTTGCTTGGGTGCCGTAATTTCTTTGGCGCTGGTAGTATTCACTTTTATATCATAACGTTTGGGCAGCAGATCAGAAGAGAGACTGAAATAGAAGACAATCCCCAATAACAGGAAAAGAGCATAGCGCGTTGCCGCGCTATACTTCCATCCGGTATTGCTATATACAAATCCGCTTAATTTCGATGGTTGCTTTGAAGCCATGAGGACAGTCCCCTTTGTTAGTCGAGGTTTTCGGCAGAGCGGTCATAGGCTACGATAATTTTCTGCACCAGGGAGTGCCTTACTACATCCTGTTCTGCAAAATAAACAAAACCCAATTCCTCAATACCGGACAAAATCGCCTTAGCTTCTATTAATCCCGATTTTTTGCCGCGCGGCAGGTCAATCTGGGTCACGTCACCCGTGATGACCATCTTTGAACCAAACCCTAGCCGGGTCAGAAACATTTTCATTTGCTCAGGGGTCGTATTCTGGGCTTCATCCAGGATGATAAAAGAATCATCCAGCGTACGTCCCCGCATATAGGCAAGCGGTGCAATTTCAATCAATCCCCGCTCAAGTGCCTTGGCCACCTGATCAGGTCCCATAACGTCATACAAGGCGTCGTAAAGCGGACGAAGATATGGGTCTACCTTTTCCTGCAAATCGCCAGGAAGAAAGCCCAGACTCTCCCCTGCCTCAACAGCTGGGCGGGTAAGCACAATACGCTTCACAGAACCCTCTTTGAGCGCTGTAACGGCAAGCACAACGGCAAGATAGGTCTTGCCTGTTCCTGCCGGGCCGATACCAAAGACGATATCGCGTTTCTTAATGGTAGTAACATAGTGCTTCTGGCCAATGGTTTTGACACGGATCGGCTTGCCGCGGAAAGTGGTTGTGATTTCACCCTTGAACAGGTCAAGCAGCTGATCGGCGCGAAAATCCTTAGCCAGCTCTACCGCATATTGAATGTCCCGTTCACTAAGTATGTAACCGCTGCGAACCAGAGACAGCAGAACATTGAACAATTGCCCCAGCATGTCCACTTCGCGCTCCGCCCCGCGTATCGTAACCTCCGCCTCACGCGAGTCAATCACTGCCGGAATTTCACTTTCGATTATTTTAAGGAATCCATCCTGCGGGCCGAACAGGGATTGCGCTTCTCCCGCATTTTGCAAAGATATACGAATGCTTGCAGTCTGTTCTGACAAGTAGCCTCATTCTCCTCAGTTGTTTACTATCGGAAGTTCTTCCGCAATTTTCTCTTCCACTTCAAACAGCACTTTCATATAAACTTTACCATTGTCTTTCTTCTCATGCAAAATTTTTTGACTTTTTATGGTGCTGTCAGCGCCGTAACGGGCCAAAATATCATTTTTTGCCCGTGCAATCCCGTCTGCCCTGGCCTCTTCCGCCGTTTTTACCGAAGAGGTGTATTGGATCTGCAGCTCCTTCTCTGT of the Paenibacillus pedocola genome contains:
- a CDS encoding PhoH family protein; translation: MSEQTASIRISLQNAGEAQSLFGPQDGFLKIIESEIPAVIDSREAEVTIRGAEREVDMLGQLFNVLLSLVRSGYILSERDIQYAVELAKDFRADQLLDLFKGEITTTFRGKPIRVKTIGQKHYVTTIKKRDIVFGIGPAGTGKTYLAVVLAVTALKEGSVKRIVLTRPAVEAGESLGFLPGDLQEKVDPYLRPLYDALYDVMGPDQVAKALERGLIEIAPLAYMRGRTLDDSFIILDEAQNTTPEQMKMFLTRLGFGSKMVITGDVTQIDLPRGKKSGLIEAKAILSGIEELGFVYFAEQDVVRHSLVQKIIVAYDRSAENLD